CTTCCGTGGCAAGGGTCTCAAACGCCTTTGCGTGCGCGGTCTCCAGCCACTTGCCGTACTGGTTTCCGCCGCTGGCCTTCTTGTGACACATCTTGCACTTCTTGACGCCCACGAACCCGAACTCCTCCGCCGCTGAGGCAGACGCGGGGGAGATCAGGAGGGCGACCATCGCGACCAGAATGCCGACGGTCAAAGCGGTTCCGACGAACTTCATGAATGCTCTCCGGTTTGAGGATGGGGCTACGATGGGGTACAGACGCTCTCTAAAAGCTACCCACTGGCGGTGGGGTCGTCCAGAGCACCCCCGGCATCCCGGTTCCGAACGACACTTTCCACGATCTCCCCCAGCCGGGCGATGCCAAGGAGAAGATCCCCCTCGTCGTGCCTCAGAAGGTCCAGAAGCAGGAATCCCGGCTCTTCCGGCGAGAGTCCGCAGTCCGCTTCGGTGAGCACGCGAATGTCCGCCCGGGCGGCCGCGTCGCGGACAAGGGCCGACGGGACCCCCTCGGGGAGGTCCAGTCTCACGGCATCGGAAGCGGACGCGAACGCCACTCCCGCCAGCGAGGGCATTCTCCGCCGGATCGTGCGTGCGACGCTGGTGGCCAGGAGGTGCCGCTGCTCCCGCGTGGCGTCCAGGAGTCGGTTCCGGGCGGGCGTGTCGATGGCGAGTGCCAGCGCGCGCTGGGAGAGGCGGTCCAGCGCGGGGGAGGGCGAATCCGCGCGCAGCCGGTCGAGAACCCGCGCGGGGGCCCCGATCGCTGCTGCATGGAAACGGCCGCCCGCCTCGTCGCACAGGTCGATCAGGGCCATCACGCGCCCCGAGGAGTCCATGGACGCCAGGGGCGGGGGGGCTCCGGGTTCCCGGAGCGTGTCGAGGTCCGTCACATCCTCCAGCACGGGAAGGCCGCGCTTCTTCGCAAGATCCACCAGTGCCCGCCGACGGGCGGCGTCCGGCAGCGATCCCGGAATGCGGGACCGTCCGCTGGTGACGAGAAGCAGTCGCGGTCGAGTGCGGCCCAGCGCCTCCTCCAGCGTCTCCGCCGAACTTCCCGGAGGCAGGATGCGCAGTCGGCACGGTCGCGCAAGCACCGCCCTGGCGATCTCCGGGTCCGGGGGGGCGTCCGCCACCACCAGCGAGCGCCTCCCCGCGAACAGGGCCAGCACCGCAGCCACGATGGCCGCGCGATCCGCCCCGATGGCGACCTCCTCTGCTCCATGCAGTACTCCGCACAGTGCGAGTC
The Gemmatimonadota bacterium DNA segment above includes these coding regions:
- a CDS encoding GntR family transcriptional regulator; the protein is MYIPLERDSPVPLARQIASYLAELVRRKHLVPGAKLPATRVLARSLGVARTTVDAAYRDLAARRMISVRPGQGATVRKRPAKPTEPGLPFRRPRGKDPLPPDAWLPAKDRPGESYDFAGDLPRLATLPSRHMKSLHAEALATSRGPLFAPAPPLGESTLRGAAAHRLALCGVLHGAEEVAIGADRAAIVAAVLALFAGRRSLVVADAPPDPEIARAVLARPCRLRILPPGSSAETLEEALGRTRPRLLLVTSGRSRIPGSLPDAARRRALVDLAKKRGLPVLEDVTDLDTLREPGAPPPLASMDSSGRVMALIDLCDEAGGRFHAAAIGAPARVLDRLRADSPSPALDRLSQRALALAIDTPARNRLLDATREQRHLLATSVARTIRRRMPSLAGVAFASASDAVRLDLPEGVPSALVRDAAARADIRVLTEADCGLSPEEPGFLLLDLLRHDEGDLLLGIARLGEIVESVVRNRDAGGALDDPTASG